GCACGCCCACCGGAATCTTGACCCGCGCAAATTCCTGCCCGGTGTCGCTTTCCTCGTCGCGCAGCAGCACCGCCAGATTCAGGCTCAGATTGCTGATGTACGGAAACGGATGGCTGGGATCGACCACCAGCGGCGTCAGCACCGGCTGAATCTGCGTCAGGTAATGCGCGTGCAGCGCGGCCCGCGCCTTCTTGCCCAGGTCGGCCACCCGCATGATCCGCACGCCCGCCGTGTGCAGGTCGGCAATGGCGCGGCGGGCGGCCTTCTCGACCTCGCGCAGCATCACGTGGGTCTGTTCGCGCACCCGCGCCAGCGTTTCGCGGGGCAGCAGACCGTCAGGCGACTTGATTGCCACGCCCGCCGCGATCTGCCGGTGGACGCCCGCCACGCGCACCATGAAGAATTCATCGAGGTTGCTGCCGCAGATGGCCGCGTATTTCAGGCGTTCCAGCAGTGGATTGCGGACATCCTGGGCCTCGGCCAGCACCCGCTCGTTGAAGGCCAGCCACGACAGCTCACGGTTCAGAAAGAGGCTGTCTGGCAGCGCACTGGTGCTGTGGGTTTCGCCCTGGGGCGCTTTCTTATGTTTCACTGTCATGGCCTCTCATGAAGGTACGGGGGCAGCGTCAGGCGGGGGTCAACCCGGCACCGACGCCGCCCCGATGATCCTGAACTTCAGTCCACCCAGCGCTTCAGCACCAGCACCGCGTTCTGCCCGCCAAACGCAAACGAGTTGCTCATGGCGTAATCGACCTGCTGCTCACGGGCCACATTGGGAATGAAGTCGAGCTTCAGGGCCGGATCGGGGTCGTTGTAGTTCATGGTGGGCGGCAAAATGCCGTCGCGCAGGGCCTGGGCCACCGCGATGGCTTCGATGGCTCCGGCTGCACCCAGCAGGTGCCCGGTCATGCTCTTGGTGCTGCTGACCGCCAGTTTGCTGGCATGCTCGCCGTACACCGCCTGAATCGCCAGCGTCTCGTTCAGATCGTTTGCGGGCGTGCTGGTGCCGTGCGCGTTGATGTAACCCACCTGCTCGGGCGTGATGCCAGCGCTCTTCAGGGCCGCCCGCATCGCCACCTGTGCGCCGCGTCCTTCCGGGGCAGGCATGGTGATGTGATACGCGTCGGCGCTGGTCGCATAACCCACCAGCTCGGCATGAATGCGTGCGCCGCGTGCCAGTGCGTGTTCCAGCTCTTCCAGCACCAGAATGCCTGCCCCCTCGCCCAGCACGAAGCCGTCACGCGAGGCGGTAAACGGGCGACTGGCGGTGGTGGGATCGTCGTTGCGGGTCGAGAGCGCCTTCATGTTGCCGAATGACCCGATGGAAAACGACGTGATAGCCGCCTCGCTCCCGCCGGTCAGCATGATGTCGGCCAGTCCGAGCTGAATGGTGCGGAGTGCGTCACCGATGGCCCCGCTGCCGGTGGCGCAGGCAGTCACGACGGTGCTGCTCGGCCCGGTCAGGCCGTAGCGCATGGCGACGTGCCCGGAGGCCATGTTGCAGATGATCATGGGAATGAACATCGGGCTGACGCGGCTGGAGCCACGCGAATGCGCCACGCCCGACTGCTCTTCCCAGGTTTCCATGCCGCCCACACCCGTTCCGATGATGGTGCCGCTGTGCTCGCCGCGCAGCTCGCTGTCGGTCAGGCCACTGTCGGCAATCGCCAGATCAGCGCCGATCAGGGCCAGCTGAACGAAGCGGTCGAGCCGCTTGGCCTCGCGGGCATCGATGCGCCCGCTCAGGTCCTCGTGAATCTCTCCGGCGATACGGCAGGGAAACTTCTCGGCGTCGAAGCGGGTAATCCTGCCGATCCCGCTTTTGCCGGTGCGCTGGCCCTCGGCGAAGGCTGCCTCACCGATACCGATGGGCGTGACCGGCCCCATTCCTGTGATGACCACACGTTTCATATCGACCTCTGAACACACCCGGAGACGCTGCGGCACAGCGCAGCACGCTTCGGGAGGGGTGGGTTAAACGCTCGCCCTGCAAGCAGGACTGGACTCGTGTATTGCTTCACAGTGCCTCCGAATGCCGTGAATATACCGGAAGAAGGCTGCACCGACTTTAATTCTGTAGAAAGAAGACACAGATAGAGTGGTGGCCCGGCCACCCGCACCCGGCACAAAAAAGGGCACGGCCTGAGCCGCACCCAGTCAGTCCTGAGCTGATGTCAGGCTTGCTTGCTGGCGACGTAATCGACGGCAGCCTGCACCGTACGAATCTGCTCGGCGTCCTCATCAGCGATGCTGATGCCGAACTTGTCTTCCAGCCCCATGATGAGTTCGACCGTTTCCAGGCTGTCTGCTCCGAGGTCTTCCACGAAGCGGGCCTCGGGCACCACTTTCTCGGCATCGACACCCAGCTTGTCCACGATCACTTCTTTTACCTGTTCAAATGTTTCCATGCTTGAACCTCCTGTGTTTGGCAGTACCCGAGCAGTTTACACGCCCGCTCTGCCCTGGGCATGGAGGATGAACCGGGTTCATGGTGTCAGCTTCGGCACAGTCAGTTCGTGACCAGCGGCACGCCTGCCAGTGCCAGCACCACTCCGGCCCATTGCAGCCGCCGCAGACGCTCGTGCAGAAAGAGTGCAGCCAGCAGCGTGGTAAACACCGGATACAGCCCGGTCAGCAGGCCCGCGATGCCCATGCGCCCGGCCTGCGCCGCCAGCATATAGAACAGGTTTCCGAGTGCGTCGCCGGGCGTGGCAGCGGCCAGCAGCCACGGGCGATTGGGCCGCAGCCCCTCGCGCAGCGCCGTAAACGGCACCATGACCGCGCTGCTGGCAAAACGTGCCGCCGCCAGCGGCCAGAACACCGAGCCGGGCGAGGCCTGAGCCAGCATCACGAAAAACAGCCCGAACCCCAGCCCCGCCAGCAGTGCAGGCGGCACGCCGCCCCGACCACCATGCGAGGGCGCGAGCGACAGCAGCACGATGCCGCCGATGGTCAGGGCCACGCCCAGCAGGTTGTGGGGCGTCATCAGTTCGCCCAGCGCCGCGCCCACGGCCACCGGAATCAGGGCCGAGAGCGCCGCACTTACCACCGACACCAGTCCCATCGGGCCGAGCACTAGGGCGCGGTAAAACAGCAGCACCGCGCCCAGGCCCAGCAGTCCGGCCCCGGCTCCCCACGCCAGATCGGCCAGATGGGGCGTCTGTTCGTGGCGAAGCAGCGCCAGCAGCACAAAGAACAGGCAGACCAGCGGATGCGTGAGCGCCGTGACGCGGGCGGGCGAGTCGCGCCGCGAGGCCATGCCCGCCGCGAAATCGCCCACGCCATACGTGAAGGCCGAGAGCAGCCCGAAGATGGCCGCCAGGTTCATAGAACAGCCGCCAGGTTCATAAAATGGCAGCCAGATTCACACGGGCTGCGCTTTGCCCAGCACCTCACGCCCGCCCAGATACCCGCGCAGCGCCGCTGGCACGCGAATCTGTCCGTTCTCCATCTGATGATTCTCGAGGAAGGGCACCAGAATGCGCGGCGTGGCAATGCCGGTGTTGTTCAGGGTATGCATGAAATGAACTTTGCCGTCGCTGCCCTTGTAGCGCAGTCCGGTGCGGCGGGCCTGCCAGTCGCCCAGATAGCTGCACGAGTGGGTTTCGCGGTACAGGCCCTCGCTGGGCACCCAGGCTTCGATGTCGTACATCAGCACCTTGCCCGCGCCCATGTCGCCGGTACAGTTCTGCACCACGCGGTAAGGCAGTTCCAGCAGTTTCAGCAGCGTCTCGGCGTTTTCCAGCATGGCAGCGAACATATCGAGCGCTGCCGCCTCATCGGCCTGCATCAGCACGTACTGCTCGACCTTCTTGAACTCGTGGACGCGGATCAGGCCGCGCACGTCGCGCCCGGCGCTGCCCGCCTCGCTGCGAAAGGCGCTGGAGTACCCGGCGTAACGCAGGGGCAACACGTCTTCCGGCAGAATTTCCCCGGCGTACAGGCTGTTGATCGGCACCTCTGCCGTGCCCGCCAGCATCAGATCCAGCCCTTCGAGCTTGTACACCTGATCTTCGCCGCCGGGAAAATGCCCGCTGGCAACGAAGGTTTCCGGGCGCACCAGCGCGGTGGTCGAGAGCATCTCGAAGCCGCGCTCGGTCAGTACATCGAGTGCAAACGCGATGATCGCCAGTTCCAGCCGCGCCGCCTCGCCCTTCAGCAGATACGAGCGGCTGCCCGACACCCGCGCCACCCGTTCGGGGTCGGCCCAGCCGTGCAGCTCCAGCAGCGCCACGTGGTCTTTCGGAGGAAAGCCGAACTGGGTGGGCGCACCCTCGCGGCGCAGCTCCACGTTCTCGCTGTCGTCGCGGCCTACCGGCACGCTGGGATGCGGAATCTGCGGCACCTGAAGCAGCAGTTGCTTCAGCGCGTCTTCGTGGGCACGCAGTTCGGGTTCCAGCGCCTTCAGGCTCTCGCCCAGGTCTTTGCCCTTCTGGATCAGCAGGGGGCGCTCGTCGGGCGCGGCTTTGGGCACCAGTTTGGCATTCTGGTTGCGCTCGGCCTGCATCGCCTCTACCCGCGCCTTCAGCTCCAGCAGTTCGCGGTCGAGTTGCAGCAGCTCAGTCACGTCGAGGGCAATGCCCTTGACCTCGGCAGCACGCCGAACCTCGCCGGGATGCTCGCGGATAAATTTCAGGTCGAGCATTATTGCTCCACCGTGCGCGGCACCCGTACGAAACCGTCCTGCGATTCGGGCGCGAGTTCCAGCACCTGCGCCTGCGCGAACACCGGGCCGGGCACGTCCTGGCGCAGCACGTTGCTCAGCGAAATGGGGCGCTGCATTTCCGGCACGCCAGCGGTATCGAGTTCTTGCAATTTCTCGAAATAGCCGAGCATCTTGTTGAGGTCTGCGAGCATGGCCCCCTGTTCCCGGGCGGTCAGGTCGAGGCGGGCCAGCAGTGCCAGGTGCTGAACTTCGGCGGCATCTATCATGGTGGGAGTATAGCGGCGCACTGCCGGAAACCGCCCGGCCTGGCAGCGGCGCAGGGTCAGAGGTTCTTTCGCAGCAGCAGGTTGGTGGGGGAAAAGCCGAGCCGCTCGTACAGCGCCCGTGCGACGTGATTGTGCCCGAACACATGAAGCTGCACGCTGCCCGCGCCGTGCCCCGCAGCGTCCTGCTCCAGCAGCTCGAACGCCCGTGTGGCGTAGCCG
This is a stretch of genomic DNA from Deinococcus ruber. It encodes these proteins:
- the gatC gene encoding Asp-tRNA(Asn)/Glu-tRNA(Gln) amidotransferase subunit GatC, which codes for MIDAAEVQHLALLARLDLTAREQGAMLADLNKMLGYFEKLQELDTAGVPEMQRPISLSNVLRQDVPGPVFAQAQVLELAPESQDGFVRVPRTVEQ
- a CDS encoding DMT family transporter — translated: MNLAAIFGLLSAFTYGVGDFAAGMASRRDSPARVTALTHPLVCLFFVLLALLRHEQTPHLADLAWGAGAGLLGLGAVLLFYRALVLGPMGLVSVVSAALSALIPVAVGAALGELMTPHNLLGVALTIGGIVLLSLAPSHGGRGGVPPALLAGLGFGLFFVMLAQASPGSVFWPLAAARFASSAVMVPFTALREGLRPNRPWLLAAATPGDALGNLFYMLAAQAGRMGIAGLLTGLYPVFTTLLAALFLHERLRRLQWAGVVLALAGVPLVTN
- the acpP gene encoding acyl carrier protein, which produces METFEQVKEVIVDKLGVDAEKVVPEARFVEDLGADSLETVELIMGLEDKFGISIADEDAEQIRTVQAAVDYVASKQA
- the serS gene encoding serine--tRNA ligase, which gives rise to MLDLKFIREHPGEVRRAAEVKGIALDVTELLQLDRELLELKARVEAMQAERNQNAKLVPKAAPDERPLLIQKGKDLGESLKALEPELRAHEDALKQLLLQVPQIPHPSVPVGRDDSENVELRREGAPTQFGFPPKDHVALLELHGWADPERVARVSGSRSYLLKGEAARLELAIIAFALDVLTERGFEMLSTTALVRPETFVASGHFPGGEDQVYKLEGLDLMLAGTAEVPINSLYAGEILPEDVLPLRYAGYSSAFRSEAGSAGRDVRGLIRVHEFKKVEQYVLMQADEAAALDMFAAMLENAETLLKLLELPYRVVQNCTGDMGAGKVLMYDIEAWVPSEGLYRETHSCSYLGDWQARRTGLRYKGSDGKVHFMHTLNNTGIATPRILVPFLENHQMENGQIRVPAALRGYLGGREVLGKAQPV
- the fabF gene encoding beta-ketoacyl-ACP synthase II → MKRVVITGMGPVTPIGIGEAAFAEGQRTGKSGIGRITRFDAEKFPCRIAGEIHEDLSGRIDAREAKRLDRFVQLALIGADLAIADSGLTDSELRGEHSGTIIGTGVGGMETWEEQSGVAHSRGSSRVSPMFIPMIICNMASGHVAMRYGLTGPSSTVVTACATGSGAIGDALRTIQLGLADIMLTGGSEAAITSFSIGSFGNMKALSTRNDDPTTASRPFTASRDGFVLGEGAGILVLEELEHALARGARIHAELVGYATSADAYHITMPAPEGRGAQVAMRAALKSAGITPEQVGYINAHGTSTPANDLNETLAIQAVYGEHASKLAVSSTKSMTGHLLGAAGAIEAIAVAQALRDGILPPTMNYNDPDPALKLDFIPNVAREQQVDYAMSNSFAFGGQNAVLVLKRWVD